A DNA window from Brenneria izadpanahii contains the following coding sequences:
- the rhmD gene encoding L-rhamnonate dehydratase: MTLPKIKTVRAYFAGGATADNAGGGGDYHDQGADHWIDDHIATPMSKYKEYEQSRQSFGINVLGTLIVEVEADNGQIGFAISTGGEMGCFIVEKHLNRFIEGKCVSDIKLIHDQMMNATMYYAGSGGLVMNTVSCVDLALWDLFGKVVGLPVYQLLGGAVRDEIRFYATGARPDLAKEMGFIGGKMPTHWGPHDGDAGIRKDAAMVASFREKCGPDFWLMLDCWMSQDVNYAVKLAHACAPYNLKWIEECLPPQQYEGYRELKQRTPPGMMVTSGEHHGTLQSFRTLCETGIDIIQPDVGWCGGLTTLLEIAALAKSRGQLVVPHGSSVYSHHAVITFTNSPFSEIIMTSPDCSELRPQFYPLLLNEPVPQNGRLHKSALDKPGFGVELNPDGVIKRPYTH; encoded by the coding sequence ATGACCTTGCCAAAAATTAAAACAGTCCGAGCCTACTTCGCCGGCGGCGCTACCGCAGACAACGCCGGCGGCGGCGGGGATTACCACGATCAGGGCGCCGATCACTGGATCGACGATCACATCGCCACGCCGATGAGCAAATATAAAGAGTATGAACAATCGCGTCAGTCGTTCGGCATCAACGTGCTCGGCACCCTGATTGTGGAGGTGGAAGCCGACAACGGGCAGATCGGTTTCGCCATCTCGACCGGCGGCGAAATGGGTTGTTTTATCGTCGAGAAGCATCTGAATCGCTTTATTGAGGGGAAATGCGTCAGCGATATCAAACTCATCCACGATCAGATGATGAATGCGACCATGTATTATGCCGGTTCCGGCGGTCTGGTGATGAATACGGTTTCCTGCGTCGACCTGGCGCTGTGGGATCTATTCGGCAAAGTCGTGGGATTGCCGGTATACCAGCTGCTGGGCGGCGCGGTACGCGACGAGATCCGCTTTTACGCGACGGGCGCGCGCCCCGATCTGGCGAAGGAAATGGGATTTATCGGCGGCAAAATGCCCACGCACTGGGGACCGCACGACGGCGATGCCGGTATCCGGAAAGATGCCGCCATGGTGGCGTCCTTCCGTGAGAAATGCGGCCCCGACTTCTGGCTTATGCTGGACTGCTGGATGAGCCAGGATGTGAATTACGCCGTCAAACTGGCGCACGCCTGCGCGCCTTACAACCTGAAATGGATCGAAGAGTGCCTGCCGCCGCAGCAATACGAAGGCTACCGTGAGCTAAAACAGCGCACGCCGCCGGGCATGATGGTAACCAGCGGCGAGCATCACGGCACGCTGCAATCCTTCCGCACGCTGTGCGAAACCGGCATCGACATCATTCAGCCCGACGTTGGCTGGTGCGGGGGCTTAACCACGCTGCTGGAGATCGCCGCCCTCGCCAAATCCCGCGGTCAACTGGTGGTTCCTCACGGCTCCTCCGTCTACTCCCATCACGCCGTAATTACGTTCACCAACAGCCCGTTTAGCGAAATTATCATGACCAGCCCGGATTGCAGCGAACTGCGGCCGCAATTCTATCCGCTGCTGCTGAACGAACCGGTGCCGCAAAACGGCCGTTTGCATAAATCGGCTCTCGATAAACCCGGCTTCGGCGTGGAACTCAATCCCGATGGCGTGATTAAGCGGCCATATACCCATTAA
- the yfaU gene encoding 2-keto-3-deoxy-L-rhamnonate aldolase → MHDPLHNPFKAGLARGDTQIGLWLSSTSSYLAEIAATSGYDWLLVDGEHAPNTVQDLYHQLQAIAPYRSHPVIRPIEGQRALIKQILDIGARTLLVPMIDTADQARELVAATRYPPEGARGVGASVARAARWGRVDNYMARANEDLCLLIQAESKTAIDNLDALLEVDGIDGIFIGPADLSASLGYPDNAAHPEVQRMIEQSIKRIRHAGKAAGFLAVNTEMAEKAISWGANFIAVGVDTMLYTEALDTRLIHFRRNLNLATAKTTY, encoded by the coding sequence ATGCACGATCCGTTACACAATCCGTTTAAAGCTGGTTTGGCGCGCGGCGACACGCAAATCGGGCTATGGTTAAGCAGCACGTCCTCATATCTGGCGGAAATCGCCGCCACCAGCGGTTACGATTGGCTATTGGTGGATGGCGAACATGCGCCGAACACCGTTCAGGATCTCTATCATCAGCTACAGGCCATTGCGCCGTACCGCAGTCATCCGGTGATCAGGCCGATTGAGGGCCAGCGCGCGCTGATAAAACAGATCTTGGATATCGGCGCGCGTACGCTGCTGGTGCCGATGATCGATACCGCCGATCAGGCCCGCGAGCTGGTGGCGGCGACCCGCTATCCGCCGGAGGGCGCTCGCGGCGTCGGCGCCAGCGTGGCGCGGGCGGCCCGCTGGGGACGAGTGGATAACTATATGGCGCGGGCGAATGAAGATCTTTGCCTGCTGATCCAGGCCGAAAGCAAAACCGCGATAGATAATCTGGATGCGCTGCTGGAGGTCGACGGCATCGACGGCATATTTATCGGTCCGGCGGATCTCTCCGCGTCGCTGGGATATCCCGACAACGCCGCGCATCCAGAGGTACAACGAATGATTGAGCAAAGCATCAAACGCATTCGTCATGCCGGTAAAGCCGCCGGTTTCCTAGCCGTCAACACGGAGATGGCGGAAAAAGCGATTTCCTGGGGCGCCAATTTCATTGCCGTCGGCGTGGATACCATGTTGTATACCGAGGCGTTAGATACCCGGTTAATACACTTCCGGCGCAATTTGAATCTTGCAACGGCAAAAACGACCTATTGA